In the Anaerosporomusa subterranea genome, one interval contains:
- a CDS encoding deoxyguanosinetriphosphate triphosphohydrolase, translating to MTVRERIEELELKILSPYAAKSRNADREREELPCEFRTAFQRDRDRVIHSKSFRRLKHKTQVYISPGDHYRMRMTHSLEVAQISRTIARGLMLNEDLTEAIALAHDVGHTPFGHSGEYALQDILGQFRHNEQSLRVVEYLEKEGRGLNLTLEVKDGILNHTGDQEPITLEGCIVRAGDRIAYLCHDYDDGLRAGMLKCADLPTGVSKVLGHNPSEMITVMVADIITQSADKSEVRMSPAVRQAMDEFRQFMFAKIYHSQDLEHDRKKAKYVIHKLYEYFLANPEELPTDYREREDRWGLSTTVVDYIAGLTDQYAIHLFHHLFIPSTWGGSGSERWKKECI from the coding sequence AACTCGAACTAAAGATTCTTTCGCCCTATGCTGCTAAAAGCCGGAATGCTGACCGAGAAAGAGAAGAACTGCCTTGTGAATTCCGCACCGCCTTTCAGCGCGACCGTGACCGAGTCATTCACAGTAAATCGTTTCGCCGTCTCAAGCATAAAACCCAAGTTTATATTTCTCCTGGCGATCATTACCGGATGCGCATGACGCACAGCCTTGAGGTGGCGCAGATCTCACGGACAATTGCGCGCGGGCTGATGCTAAACGAAGACCTAACTGAAGCCATCGCACTAGCGCATGACGTCGGACATACGCCGTTTGGTCATTCCGGTGAGTATGCGTTGCAGGACATCCTCGGGCAATTTCGTCATAATGAACAAAGTTTGCGGGTTGTTGAGTACTTGGAAAAGGAAGGGCGCGGTCTCAATCTGACGCTGGAAGTGAAAGATGGGATCCTCAATCATACTGGCGATCAAGAGCCGATTACACTAGAGGGCTGTATCGTTCGCGCCGGTGACCGCATTGCCTATCTTTGTCACGATTATGACGACGGCTTGCGGGCGGGTATGCTCAAATGCGCAGATTTACCGACCGGCGTCAGCAAGGTTCTTGGTCACAATCCTTCAGAGATGATTACAGTTATGGTGGCAGATATTATCACTCAGTCGGCTGATAAAAGCGAAGTTCGCATGTCGCCTGCGGTTAGACAGGCGATGGACGAATTTCGGCAATTTATGTTTGCAAAAATCTATCACTCACAAGATCTCGAGCATGATCGGAAAAAAGCGAAATATGTTATTCACAAGCTCTATGAGTACTTCCTAGCCAACCCCGAGGAACTGCCGACCGATTATCGAGAACGGGAAGATCGTTGGGGATTGAGCACGACGGTTGTTGATTATATTGCTGGACTGACTGATCAGTATGCGATTCATCTATTTCACCATTTGTTTATTCCGTCCACTTGGGGTGGCAGCGGATCTGAACGTTGGAAAAAAGAATGCATTTAA
- the dnaG gene encoding DNA primase gives MKDTVYDDFIDRLRSESDIVAVVSDYVPLAKKGRNYWGCCPFHREKTPSFSVAPDKGFFYCFGCQAGGNVFNFLMKVENLPFMEAVKLLARKLNIPIPEKTKSEDDLRREQEATQLYKANQLAKDFFHACLTKAAFGSEARQYLASRQITPEIIDQFQLGFAPPFWDKLIRTLADRNVPVDSLIKAGLAISREQGGAYDRFRNRIMYPIIDLHGQVVGFGGRVLDQTQPKYLNSPETPIFNKRHVLYGLNLAARSIKETNQAIIVEGYMDMIACHAAGITNVVASLGTAFTQEQAKSLLRMTKELVFAYDNDAAGQNATLRALSMARSLGASVRVVMLKGGKDPDECIQRNGTDAFVTLIREAPALIDYQIQTALANENLNTLEGKVRAVDKAVTALALSDNAVEVNSYVARLAQTLALDEAAVRSELRKHVRMSQKDKSVNRGQNISTAMMENRSNMATIMAERHIIRLLLDDPELGTELSSHLVDEDLQDPNRREIMNSILLAYNMGKPISTATVGANLSESACAELSSIAVMESDYNDVSRTAADCVRILRLARLKDLYENHRLQADEYERMGDSRFLQELAESQRIKDEIIKLHQ, from the coding sequence ATGAAAGATACAGTTTACGATGACTTTATTGATCGGTTGCGCTCGGAAAGCGACATTGTAGCTGTTGTATCTGATTATGTGCCGCTAGCCAAGAAAGGGCGAAATTACTGGGGTTGCTGTCCCTTCCACCGGGAAAAAACGCCATCGTTTTCCGTTGCGCCGGATAAAGGTTTTTTTTATTGTTTTGGCTGCCAGGCAGGAGGCAATGTTTTTAACTTTTTGATGAAAGTTGAAAACCTTCCTTTTATGGAAGCGGTTAAACTGCTGGCTCGGAAACTGAACATACCGATACCGGAGAAAACAAAATCAGAAGACGACCTTCGGCGTGAACAGGAAGCTACACAATTATATAAGGCGAACCAACTGGCTAAAGACTTTTTTCACGCTTGTTTAACGAAGGCAGCGTTTGGCTCTGAGGCACGCCAATATTTGGCTTCCCGCCAAATCACCCCAGAAATCATCGATCAATTTCAATTGGGATTTGCGCCGCCATTTTGGGACAAACTGATTCGAACGCTTGCTGACCGCAACGTTCCTGTCGATTCATTAATTAAGGCAGGTCTTGCCATCTCCCGTGAGCAGGGAGGCGCTTATGACCGCTTTCGCAACCGAATTATGTATCCAATTATCGATTTGCATGGACAAGTTGTCGGTTTCGGCGGCAGGGTGCTGGATCAGACTCAGCCTAAATATTTAAACAGCCCGGAAACGCCGATTTTTAATAAACGGCATGTATTGTATGGACTGAATTTAGCCGCTCGCAGTATCAAAGAAACCAATCAGGCAATTATAGTTGAAGGCTATATGGATATGATTGCCTGCCATGCTGCCGGTATAACCAATGTAGTTGCTTCTTTGGGCACGGCGTTTACTCAGGAACAGGCGAAAAGCTTACTCCGCATGACCAAAGAACTAGTATTTGCCTATGACAATGATGCTGCCGGACAAAACGCTACCCTTCGCGCCTTATCGATGGCTCGCTCTCTTGGCGCGTCTGTTCGGGTGGTCATGCTCAAAGGCGGCAAAGATCCGGATGAGTGCATTCAACGTAATGGGACTGACGCCTTCGTTACCCTAATTCGAGAGGCGCCCGCATTGATAGATTATCAGATTCAGACTGCCTTAGCCAATGAGAATCTAAATACTCTTGAAGGAAAGGTCAGGGCTGTCGATAAAGCGGTGACTGCGCTTGCTCTATCCGATAATGCGGTAGAAGTCAATTCGTATGTGGCGCGCTTGGCGCAAACCTTAGCATTGGATGAAGCGGCTGTTCGCAGCGAATTGCGGAAACATGTTCGTATGAGTCAAAAGGATAAATCTGTAAATCGTGGACAGAATATCAGTACAGCGATGATGGAAAATCGATCAAATATGGCAACAATAATGGCAGAACGGCATATTATACGGTTGCTACTTGACGATCCGGAGCTTGGTACAGAACTTTCTTCGCATCTTGTAGACGAGGATCTGCAAGATCCCAATCGACGTGAGATAATGAATTCAATTCTACTTGCGTATAATATGGGAAAACCGATATCAACTGCAACGGTTGGCGCTAATCTTAGCGAATCGGCCTGTGCAGAACTTTCTAGCATTGCCGTCATGGAAAGTGATTATAACGATGTGTCGCGGACAGCGGCTGACTGCGTCAGGATACTACGGCTGGCGCGGCTCAAAGACTTATATGAAAACCACCGGCTGCAGGCTGATGAATACGAACGTATGGGGGATAGCCGCTTTCTGCAGGAATTAGCGGAAAGCCAGCGAATTAAAGATGAGATTATTAAATTGCATCAATAG
- a CDS encoding tRNA (adenine(22)-N(1))-methyltransferase, with protein MKLGDRLSALAAMVPPGSRMADVGTDHAYLPLYLAEIGHIERAVAIDVNPGPFASARDAVLRASMADKIDVRLGNGLQVVTPNEVDVAVMAGMGGMTMIQIMETSPDVLQSLSRLVLQPMVGAPQVRRWLQTNGWRIIDETIVQDEGRLYEVLAAEPGQMEANELLEIGPILWQQRHPLLADLLKQRLYSLCFVLSQMEKSAAAQTNPKYQEQKAIISILEAKLACL; from the coding sequence ATGAAGCTCGGCGATCGCCTCAGCGCGTTAGCGGCTATGGTTCCACCTGGCAGCCGAATGGCTGATGTGGGCACAGATCATGCCTATTTACCGCTATATCTGGCAGAAATCGGTCACATTGAGAGGGCGGTGGCGATTGATGTGAACCCCGGCCCTTTTGCCTCGGCCCGTGATGCAGTCTTGCGCGCAAGCATGGCTGATAAAATCGATGTGAGGCTAGGTAATGGCTTGCAGGTCGTCACTCCTAACGAGGTGGATGTGGCAGTCATGGCAGGCATGGGTGGCATGACGATGATTCAGATCATGGAGACAAGTCCCGATGTCCTACAGAGTCTCTCGCGCTTGGTGCTGCAGCCGATGGTAGGTGCGCCACAGGTACGGCGATGGCTACAAACAAATGGCTGGCGCATTATTGATGAAACAATTGTGCAAGATGAGGGTCGCTTATATGAGGTACTTGCCGCTGAACCGGGGCAAATGGAGGCTAACGAACTGCTAGAGATCGGGCCGATTCTCTGGCAACAGCGTCACCCCTTGCTGGCAGATTTACTAAAACAACGATTGTATTCTCTGTGTTTTGTTCTTAGCCAAATGGAAAAAAGCGCAGCGGCGCAAACTAACCCTAAATACCAAGAACAGAAGGCAATCATTTCGATATTGGAGGCGAAACTAGCATGTCTTTAA
- a CDS encoding Nif3-like dinuclear metal center hexameric protein yields MSLTCQTVMNALEELAPARLAENWDNVGLLVGYPEQPVRAIVIALDVDSDVVEFALAHGANLIVAHHPVIFKGITTLRQDTPQGDLLCRLIQNQIAVIAAHTNLDAAQGGVNDALAAALGLKQATPLLHTHAERLYKLAVFVPEQQLEAVRTAMGDAGAGHIGVYSHCSFSVKGEGVFLPLSGATPFIGEEGRLERVAEYKLETCVTENVRQQVLDAMLSAHPYEEVAYDLYALENTGPAFGMGRIGILDQSMSLRQFTAMVKDRLAVSAIKVAGRPDALIRSVAVCGGSGASFAAQAKQAGADVFVTGDLKYHEAQQAIAQELAMVDAGHFATEYPVIPYLAKYLATYSEKQEWNVPIISSPSKDIFWSL; encoded by the coding sequence ATGTCTTTAACCTGCCAAACCGTAATGAACGCACTGGAAGAACTGGCCCCAGCTCGTCTGGCGGAAAACTGGGATAATGTTGGCCTGCTAGTTGGCTATCCAGAGCAGCCGGTTAGAGCGATTGTCATTGCCCTTGATGTGGATTCCGATGTTGTGGAATTCGCACTGGCGCATGGGGCAAACCTGATTGTTGCTCATCACCCCGTTATTTTCAAAGGAATCACCACTCTGCGCCAAGATACGCCGCAAGGAGACTTGTTATGCCGTCTGATTCAAAATCAAATCGCCGTCATTGCCGCTCATACCAACCTGGATGCCGCGCAAGGAGGGGTAAATGATGCATTGGCTGCAGCCCTTGGCTTGAAGCAGGCGACCCCTTTACTGCATACCCACGCTGAGAGGCTGTACAAACTGGCAGTCTTTGTACCTGAACAGCAATTGGAGGCTGTGCGGACTGCCATGGGAGACGCGGGCGCCGGTCATATTGGTGTGTATAGTCATTGTTCGTTTAGCGTAAAAGGTGAAGGAGTCTTTTTACCTTTATCCGGCGCTACGCCGTTTATTGGCGAGGAAGGGCGCTTGGAGCGGGTTGCCGAATATAAACTGGAGACTTGTGTAACTGAAAACGTCCGTCAGCAAGTACTTGACGCGATGCTGTCCGCCCACCCCTATGAAGAAGTTGCCTATGACCTGTATGCTCTTGAGAATACGGGGCCTGCCTTTGGTATGGGGCGAATCGGCATTTTAGACCAGTCCATGAGCTTGCGCCAATTCACGGCAATGGTCAAAGATCGTTTGGCTGTCAGTGCAATAAAAGTGGCTGGTAGGCCAGATGCTTTAATCCGCTCGGTAGCAGTATGCGGCGGCAGCGGGGCAAGCTTTGCAGCCCAGGCAAAACAAGCGGGGGCCGATGTCTTTGTCACCGGTGATCTCAAGTACCATGAAGCGCAGCAAGCTATAGCCCAAGAGTTGGCTATGGTTGACGCGGGACACTTTGCGACAGAGTATCCGGTTATACCCTATTTGGCAAAGTACTTGGCCACCTATTCCGAAAAGCAAGAATGGAATGTACCAATAATTTCTTCGCCTTCGAAAGACATTTTTTGGTCTCTATAG